The proteins below are encoded in one region of Rhizophagus irregularis chromosome 13, complete sequence:
- a CDS encoding uncharacterized protein (SECRETED:cutsite_VAS-TP; SECRETED:prob_0.4342); SECRETED:SignalP(1-21), whose protein sequence is MKFSIVLLVLAILAFSTFVASTPAKGDPSDRVPSVVDNQKRGDGISRVPSVVDNQKRGDGISRVPSVSDNQKRDEVPTTIWKRGDPIDRVPHSSSNKKRSLVERQNNKCLYGYHWCYDNYGGCCPNYSVCSYPNKCTSKC, encoded by the coding sequence ATGAAATTCTCTATCGTATTACTTGTACTCGCAATCTTGGCCTTCAGTACATTCGTTGCTTCTACGCCAGCTAAAGGTGACCCAAGTGATAGAGTACCATCAGTCGTCGATAATCAGAAAAGAGGAGATGGTATAAGTAGAGTACCATCAGTCGTCGATAATCAGAAAAGAGGAGATGGTATAAGTAGAGTACCATCAGTCAGCGACAATCAGAAAAGAGATGAAGTACCAACTACTATTTGGAAAAGAGGCGATCCAATCGATAGAGTACCACATTCCAGCAGTAATAAGAAAAGATCTTTGGTGGAAAGACAGAACAACAAGTGCCTATACGGATATCATTGGTGTTATGACAACTACGGTGGATGTTGCCCAAATTATTCCGTTTGCTCATATCCTAATAAATGCACTTCAAAATGTTAA
- a CDS encoding uncharacterized protein (SECRETED:cutsite_ASA-TP; SECRETED:prob_0.8537); SECRETED:SignalP(1-21), translating to MNKFILILVLAVVAFSTIASATPTNWKRGVTFRGATIPKGKSSLESLIERQVQCDLGYFQCSNGCCPDYTSCINDHQCNIPCTTSDIPCGDGCCFSTEVCTIDPSNLPLCYSN from the coding sequence AtgaacaaatttattttaatacttgTGCTCGCAGTCGTAGCCTTCAGTACAATCGCTTCTGCTACGCCAACTAATTGGAAAAGAGGCGTTACGTTTAGAGGAGCAACAATTCCTAAGGGCAAATCATCTTTGGAATCTTTGATTGAAAGACAGGTTCAATGTGATCTCGGATATTTTCAATGTTCTAATGGATGTTGTCCTGATTATACGTCTTGTATTAATGATCACCAATGCAACATTCCATGCACCACTAGTGATATACCTTGCGGTGATGGCTGCTGTTTCTCAACCGAAGTTTGCACAATCGATCCTAGCAATCTACCTTTGTGTTACAGTAATtaa
- a CDS encoding uncharacterized protein (SECRETED:cutsite_VHA-SP; SECRETED:prob_0.9356); SECRETED:SignalP(1-21): MKYISLFIVLICTIHGLTVHASPLKVVRSSHLMKRCTPGGFRGDCSAGQPCQFNGDCMMGLYCNGMICMI; this comes from the exons ATGAAATATATTTCCTTGTTTATCGTTCTTATTTGTACCATCCATGGTTTGACAGTTCATGCATCGCCTCTCAAAGTGG TTAGATCTAGTCACCTCATGAAACGTTGTACACCTGGTGGCTTCCGTGGAGATTGTAGTGCTGGACAACCATGTCAATTTAATGGGGATTGCATGATGGGTCTTTATTGTAATGGAATGATATGCATGATTTGA